Proteins from one Acidihalobacter prosperus genomic window:
- a CDS encoding LysE family translocator produces the protein MSLQLWSIYALTVFVLSMIPGPCMLLAATHGMQHGVRRTLATTFGAISALILMMLASATGLGALLATSEPAFETLKWIGAAYLVYLGIKTWRTGASELALTPDIARVAGRRPLHRLFGQGFWVAASNPKAIVFFGALFPQFIDPARPQPVQYALLCGTFVTFEVAWQVAYAFGGTRLASWFGRADRGRALNRLSGGLFIGLGLLLSMAQRG, from the coding sequence CGCCCTGACGGTATTCGTGCTCAGCATGATTCCGGGTCCCTGCATGTTGCTCGCCGCGACGCACGGCATGCAGCATGGCGTGCGGCGGACGCTGGCCACCACGTTCGGCGCCATCAGTGCGCTGATCCTGATGATGCTGGCGTCCGCCACGGGGCTCGGTGCCTTGCTGGCCACCTCCGAACCGGCATTCGAAACGCTCAAATGGATCGGGGCGGCCTATCTGGTCTATCTCGGCATCAAGACCTGGCGGACGGGCGCAAGCGAGTTGGCGCTGACGCCCGATATCGCCCGCGTCGCCGGGCGCAGGCCCTTGCACCGGCTGTTCGGCCAGGGATTCTGGGTCGCCGCCAGCAACCCCAAGGCCATCGTCTTTTTCGGTGCCCTGTTCCCGCAGTTCATCGATCCCGCGCGGCCGCAGCCGGTGCAATATGCGCTGCTCTGCGGCACCTTCGTGACCTTCGAGGTCGCATGGCAGGTGGCCTACGCCTTCGGCGGCACCCGACTTGCGTCGTGGTTCGGTCGCGCGGATCGCGGACGGGCGCTCAACCGGCTCAGTGGCGGGCTGTTCATCGGTCTGGGGCTGCTGCTGTCGATGGCCCAGCGTGGCTGA
- a CDS encoding NAD-dependent succinate-semialdehyde dehydrogenase yields MPFRSINPATGETVATHDAMSGAQIDDALNRAVAAQREWAAMPMSERARHMHALSDHLLAGKAEFAALMSREMGKLYAQGIAEIEKCAWVCRFYADQAEAFLAPDPIETEAYRSYVNFRPLGVVLAIMPWNYPFWQVLRFAAPALMAGNGAVLKHAPNVFGCSLAIEALFREAGFPEHLFRSLLVDIPETTAAIHDPRIAAVSITSSVRAGRAVAAEAGRALKKCVLELGGSDPFIVLEDADLARAVEVGITARFQNSGQSCIAAKRFIVVDEVYDAFERRFVDAASSLSMGDPLDAKTQIGPLARVDLRDELADQVRRSALAGARILTGGEVPAGLGAFYPPTVLAGVEAGMAAWSEELFGPVATLIRVRDEVEAIRVANATEFGLSGAVWTRDLARGERIAAQQIESGAAFVNSMSKSDPRMPFGGIRHSGYGRELSIYGIREFVNIHAVWVEAPD; encoded by the coding sequence ATGCCATTTCGCAGCATCAACCCCGCGACCGGCGAGACGGTCGCGACCCACGACGCCATGTCCGGCGCGCAGATCGACGACGCCCTCAATCGCGCCGTGGCGGCCCAACGCGAGTGGGCGGCCATGCCGATGAGCGAACGCGCGCGCCACATGCACGCGCTGTCCGACCACCTGCTGGCCGGCAAAGCCGAATTCGCCGCGCTGATGAGCCGCGAGATGGGCAAGCTGTATGCGCAAGGCATTGCCGAGATCGAGAAATGCGCCTGGGTCTGCCGCTTCTACGCCGACCAGGCCGAGGCCTTTCTGGCGCCCGATCCGATCGAAACGGAGGCCTATCGCAGCTACGTCAATTTCCGCCCCCTGGGCGTCGTGCTCGCCATCATGCCCTGGAACTACCCCTTCTGGCAGGTACTGCGCTTCGCGGCGCCTGCGCTGATGGCCGGCAACGGGGCCGTACTCAAGCATGCCCCCAACGTGTTCGGCTGCAGCCTCGCGATCGAAGCGCTGTTCCGCGAGGCGGGTTTTCCGGAACATCTGTTCCGCAGCCTGCTGGTCGACATTCCCGAAACCACCGCGGCGATTCACGACCCGCGCATCGCCGCCGTCAGCATCACCTCCAGCGTGCGCGCCGGCCGTGCGGTAGCCGCCGAGGCCGGGCGCGCGCTGAAAAAATGCGTACTGGAGCTTGGCGGTTCCGACCCCTTCATCGTGCTTGAGGATGCCGATCTGGCACGCGCCGTCGAGGTCGGCATCACCGCCCGCTTCCAGAACAGCGGCCAAAGCTGCATCGCCGCCAAGCGCTTCATCGTGGTCGACGAGGTGTACGACGCCTTCGAGCGCCGTTTCGTCGACGCCGCGAGCAGCCTGAGCATGGGCGATCCCCTGGATGCCAAGACCCAGATCGGCCCGCTGGCGCGAGTGGACCTGCGCGACGAACTGGCCGATCAGGTACGCCGCAGCGCACTCGCCGGCGCGCGCATTCTGACCGGCGGCGAGGTGCCCGCAGGCCTCGGTGCGTTTTACCCGCCCACCGTGCTTGCGGGCGTGGAGGCGGGCATGGCGGCCTGGTCGGAAGAACTGTTCGGACCGGTCGCCACACTGATCCGCGTGCGCGACGAAGTCGAGGCCATCCGCGTGGCCAACGCCACCGAGTTCGGGCTTTCCGGTGCCGTGTGGACACGGGATCTGGCGCGCGGCGAACGCATCGCGGCGCAGCAGATCGAATCTGGCGCCGCCTTCGTCAACAGCATGTCGAAGTCCGATCCACGCATGCCCTTCGGCGGCATCCGCCATTCGGGCTACGGCCGCGAGCTGTCGATCTACGGCATCCGCGAATTCGTCAACATCCACGCCGTCTGGGTGGAGGCGCCGGACTGA
- a CDS encoding acetolactate synthase large subunit, producing MQRFHDIKAAELLVRALEHEGVEYIFGVPGEENLDLIEALRRSSIRLIVTRHEQAAGFMAATYGRLTGRAGVCLATLGPGATNLVTAAAYGQLGAMPMLMISGQKPIRKSKQGRFQIIDVVEMMRPITKSARQIVSAHAIPALVREAFRVAQEERPGAVLLELPEDIAGEIVGEAHLFDIAVPRRPAPDPQALDWALEMIAEARRPLLLIGAGANRKRIIEPLRRFVDKTGIPYFNTQLGKGIIGEHHPRYIGTAALSAGDYVHCAIERADLVINVGHDVVEKPPFLMTPGGARAIHVNYSSAIVDEVYFPQLELIGDIAATFEHLAERIQPSPRHEFDYFLRMREEVLAHISDLNDDARFPLAPQRIVADVRRAIPADGLVTLDNGMYKIWFARNYLTDHSNGLLLDNALATMGAGLPSAILAALLNPCQRVLSVCGDGGFMMNSQELETAVRLGIDLVILVLRDDAFGMIRWKQAVCGHADWGLQFGNPDFVRYAESYGAGGHRVADGNALAPLIERCFALGGVQLIEVPVDYSENARVLTDELTAKTCLV from the coding sequence ATGCAACGATTTCATGACATCAAGGCCGCCGAACTGCTCGTGCGCGCGCTCGAACACGAGGGCGTGGAATACATCTTCGGCGTACCGGGCGAGGAAAATCTCGATCTGATCGAAGCGCTCAGGCGTTCGTCCATCCGGCTGATCGTCACCCGCCATGAACAGGCTGCCGGCTTCATGGCCGCCACCTATGGCCGCCTCACCGGCAGGGCCGGCGTCTGTCTCGCAACGCTAGGCCCCGGCGCCACCAATCTGGTGACCGCGGCCGCCTACGGGCAGCTCGGCGCCATGCCAATGCTGATGATCAGCGGCCAGAAACCCATCCGCAAGAGCAAGCAGGGGCGCTTCCAGATCATCGACGTGGTCGAAATGATGCGCCCGATCACCAAGTCCGCGCGCCAGATCGTCTCGGCCCACGCCATACCCGCACTGGTGCGCGAGGCCTTTCGCGTGGCCCAGGAGGAACGCCCCGGCGCCGTGCTGCTGGAACTACCTGAAGACATCGCGGGCGAAATCGTAGGCGAGGCGCACCTGTTCGACATCGCCGTACCGCGCCGACCCGCGCCGGATCCGCAGGCACTCGACTGGGCCCTTGAAATGATCGCCGAGGCTCGCCGCCCGCTGCTGCTGATCGGCGCCGGAGCCAACCGCAAACGCATCATCGAGCCGCTGCGGCGTTTCGTGGACAAGACCGGCATCCCGTATTTCAACACCCAGCTCGGCAAGGGCATCATCGGCGAGCACCACCCGCGCTATATCGGTACCGCCGCGCTCTCGGCGGGCGATTACGTGCACTGCGCGATCGAGCGCGCCGATCTGGTGATCAACGTCGGCCACGACGTGGTGGAAAAACCGCCGTTCCTGATGACGCCGGGCGGCGCGCGCGCCATCCATGTCAATTACAGCAGCGCCATCGTCGACGAGGTCTATTTCCCGCAGCTGGAACTGATCGGCGACATCGCCGCCACCTTCGAGCACCTGGCCGAACGCATACAACCCTCGCCCAGGCACGAGTTCGATTATTTCCTGCGCATGCGCGAGGAAGTGCTCGCACATATCAGCGACCTCAACGACGACGCGCGCTTTCCGCTGGCGCCGCAGCGCATCGTCGCCGACGTGCGTCGCGCCATTCCCGCGGACGGACTCGTCACCCTCGACAACGGCATGTACAAGATCTGGTTCGCGCGCAATTACCTCACCGATCACTCCAACGGGCTGCTGCTCGACAACGCCCTGGCCACCATGGGCGCAGGACTGCCGTCGGCCATCCTCGCCGCCCTGCTCAACCCCTGCCAGCGCGTGCTTTCTGTGTGCGGCGACGGTGGTTTCATGATGAACAGCCAGGAACTCGAAACCGCGGTTAGACTCGGCATCGATCTCGTGATACTAGTGCTGCGCGACGATGCCTTCGGCATGATCCGCTGGAAGCAGGCCGTTTGCGGGCACGCCGACTGGGGACTGCAATTCGGCAACCCCGACTTCGTCCGCTATGCCGAAAGCTATGGCGCCGGCGGACACCGCGTCGCCGACGGCAATGCCCTGGCGCCGCTGATCGAGCGCTGTTTCGCGCTGGGCGGGGTACAGTTGATCGAGGTGCCGGTCGACTACAGCGAAAACGCCCGCGTGCTGACCGACGAACTGACCGCGAAGACCTGCCTCGTCTGA
- a CDS encoding FMN-binding glutamate synthase family protein, with product MDPLIDIIRRTPDILATSFILVVGLGALAVVVLFVIDLSQTGNAIRHNFPVLGRFRTLFTKLGEFFRQYFFALDREELPFNRAEREWVYRSAQGGNNTVAFGSTQPLQQSGTLLFVNAPFPVQEAGARPAAPLLIGADCPQPYAAPSLLNISGMSYGAISAPAVRALSRGAALAGCWLNTGEGGLSPHHLEGGCDLVFQIGTAKYGVREADGSLSEARLREIAAHEQVRMFEIKLSQGAKPGKGGILPAAKVTPEIARIRGIAAGTDSISPNRHPEAGNTAELLDYIARVRTLTGKPTGIKCVIGDPAWVDELCREIRARGPAAAPDFITVDGAEGGSGAAPLALIDAMGLPIRCALPAVIDALDHAGLRERVRVIASGKLITPVEMAWAFCAGADFVASARGFMFALGCIQALRCNRNTCPTGITTHSERLQRGLNPQEKAVRVANYVAEMRAGLAMIAHSCGAAHPRALERRHCLLVGGTPTPVSLATSAGTPR from the coding sequence ATGGATCCCCTGATCGATATCATCCGCCGCACCCCTGACATACTCGCCACCAGCTTCATCCTGGTGGTCGGACTCGGTGCGCTCGCGGTGGTCGTGCTGTTCGTGATAGACCTGTCGCAGACCGGCAATGCCATCCGCCACAATTTCCCGGTACTCGGCCGTTTCCGCACGCTGTTCACCAAGCTGGGCGAATTCTTCCGTCAGTACTTCTTCGCGCTGGATCGGGAAGAACTGCCGTTCAACCGCGCCGAACGGGAATGGGTCTATCGCTCGGCCCAGGGCGGCAACAACACGGTGGCCTTCGGATCGACGCAGCCGCTGCAGCAGAGCGGCACCCTGCTGTTCGTCAATGCCCCCTTTCCGGTACAGGAGGCCGGCGCGCGCCCCGCCGCGCCGTTGTTGATCGGCGCGGACTGCCCGCAGCCCTACGCCGCGCCGTCGCTGCTCAACATCTCGGGCATGAGTTACGGCGCCATTTCCGCGCCGGCGGTCCGCGCACTGTCGCGCGGCGCGGCGCTCGCAGGCTGCTGGCTGAATACCGGCGAAGGCGGACTTTCCCCGCACCACTTAGAAGGCGGCTGCGACCTCGTGTTCCAGATCGGCACGGCCAAATACGGCGTGCGCGAGGCGGACGGGTCGCTGAGCGAGGCGCGACTGCGCGAGATCGCCGCACACGAACAGGTGCGCATGTTCGAGATCAAACTCAGCCAGGGCGCCAAACCCGGCAAGGGCGGCATCCTGCCGGCGGCCAAGGTAACGCCGGAAATCGCCCGTATCCGCGGCATCGCTGCGGGCACCGACTCGATTTCCCCCAACCGCCACCCGGAAGCCGGCAATACCGCGGAGCTGCTCGATTACATCGCCCGCGTGCGGACTCTGACCGGCAAGCCCACTGGCATCAAATGCGTCATCGGCGATCCGGCATGGGTGGACGAACTGTGCCGGGAAATCCGCGCCCGCGGCCCGGCCGCCGCGCCCGACTTCATCACTGTGGACGGTGCCGAAGGCGGCTCGGGCGCAGCACCGCTCGCCCTGATCGACGCCATGGGACTGCCCATTCGCTGCGCCCTGCCGGCGGTGATCGACGCCCTCGACCACGCCGGGTTGCGCGAACGTGTGCGCGTGATCGCCTCGGGCAAGCTGATCACGCCGGTGGAGATGGCCTGGGCCTTTTGCGCCGGCGCCGATTTCGTCGCCAGCGCCCGCGGATTCATGTTCGCGCTCGGCTGCATACAGGCGTTGCGTTGCAACCGCAACACCTGCCCCACCGGCATCACCACCCACAGCGAGCGCCTGCAGCGCGGCCTCAACCCACAGGAAAAGGCCGTGCGCGTGGCCAATTACGTCGCGGAAATGCGCGCGGGACTGGCCATGATCGCGCACAGCTGCGGCGCCGCCCATCCGCGGGCGCTGGAACGCAGGCACTGCCTGCTCGTCGGCGGCACACCCACGCCGGTATCCCTCGCCACCTCGGCCGGCACGCCGCGGTGA